From a single Sorghum bicolor cultivar BTx623 chromosome 5, Sorghum_bicolor_NCBIv3, whole genome shotgun sequence genomic region:
- the LOC110435609 gene encoding uncharacterized protein LOC110435609 — protein sequence KSAFLNGYINELVYVEQPPGFEDPRYPKHVYRLSKALYGLKQAPRAWYERLRDFLIEKGFKIGKVDTTLFTKKMNGEIFICQVYVDDIIFGSTNEDFCKEFGDLMSKEFEMSMIGELSFFLGFQVKQIKEGVFISQEKYTQDLLKRFKMMDCKPIKTPMASNGHLDLDEGGNPIDKTLYRSMIGSLLYLTASRPDIMFSVCMCARYQAMPMESHLIAVKRILRYLKYTPCLGLWYPKGARFQLVGYSDSDYAGCRIDRKSTSGGCHFLGRSLVSWMSKKQNSVALSTAEAEYIAASACCAQILYMKQTLLDYGVVLDKVPLLCDNESAVKLANNPVQHTRTKHID from the coding sequence aaaagtgcctttttaaatggttatattaatgagcttgtctatgttgagcaaccccccggttttgaagaccctaggtaccccaagcatgtctaccggttgtccaaggcactctatggtctcaagcaagctcctagagcttggtatgagaggcttagggacttcctcattgagaagggcttcaagattgggaaagttgacacaacactcttcaccaagaaaatgaatggggaaatcttcatttgccaagtttatgttgatgatattatttttggctctactaatgaagatttttgcaaggaatttggtgatttgatgtccaaggagtttgagatgtccatgattggcgagctatccttcttcctaggatttcaagtcaagcaaataaaggaaggggtctttatctctcaagagaagtatactcaagatcttctcaagagattcaagatgatggattgcaagccaatcaagactcccatggcatcaaatgggcatctcgacttggatgagggaggtaaccctattgacaagactctctatcgttccatgataggaagtctactctacctcaccgcatctaggcccgatataatgtttagtgtgtgcatgtgtgctaggtatcaagcaatgcctatggaatctcacttgattgcggtcaagagaattcttaggtatctaaaatacacaccttgcctaggcttgtggtatcccaaaggtgcaagattccaacttgtaggctattccgattcggattatgccgggtgccggattgatagaaaaagcacatccggagggtgccatttcctaggtagatcacttgtctcttggatgtcaaagaaacaaaatagtgttgctttgtcaacggccgaggcggaatacatagccgccagtgcttgttgtgcacaaatactctacatgaaacaaactttgctagactatggagtagtactagacaaagtacccttgttgtgtgacaacgaaagtgccgtaaaacttgcaaacaacccggttcaacacacccgcacaaaacatattgac